The following coding sequences are from one Thermoflexus hugenholtzii JAD2 window:
- a CDS encoding acyl-CoA dehydrogenase: MNFELSEEHRMFQQVVREFAQKEIAPVATHYDETGEFPWETVRKMAAMGLMGLEVPEEYGGQGLDAIASALAMIEIAKADAAHSAIMSVNNTLFCFPILTFGTEEQKRKYVTPVATGQAMGAYALTEPQSGSDAAGMRTRAVRKGDVYIINGRKSWITNGPVADYIVLFAMTDPEKKHHGISAFIIETNRPGFSRGKKEEKLGIRASATCEIYLDNYECPVENRLGEEGEGFRIAMTTLDAGRVGIAAQAVGIAEAAYEAALAWAKQREAFGRKIGEFQAIQWKLADMRVKLEAARLLTLQAAWKRERAKRTGERYTLEAAIAKLFASEAAQWITYEAIQIHGGMGYSREMPVERYFRDARITTIYEGTSEIQRLVIARQILGFKSSV, encoded by the coding sequence TTGAACTTCGAGCTCTCCGAGGAGCATCGGATGTTCCAGCAGGTGGTGCGGGAGTTCGCCCAGAAGGAGATCGCCCCGGTGGCCACGCACTACGATGAGACGGGGGAGTTTCCCTGGGAGACGGTGCGCAAGATGGCCGCCATGGGGCTGATGGGCCTGGAGGTCCCCGAGGAATACGGCGGCCAGGGGCTGGACGCCATCGCCTCCGCCCTGGCGATGATTGAGATCGCCAAAGCCGACGCTGCCCACAGCGCGATCATGTCCGTCAACAACACGCTCTTCTGCTTCCCTATCCTCACCTTCGGGACCGAAGAGCAGAAGCGCAAATACGTGACGCCGGTGGCCACCGGCCAGGCCATGGGCGCCTACGCCCTCACCGAGCCCCAGTCGGGCTCCGACGCCGCCGGCATGCGCACGCGGGCGGTGCGCAAAGGGGACGTCTACATCATCAACGGGCGTAAGTCCTGGATCACCAACGGCCCCGTGGCCGATTACATTGTCCTCTTCGCGATGACCGATCCTGAGAAGAAGCATCACGGCATCAGCGCCTTCATCATCGAGACCAACCGCCCCGGGTTCAGCCGCGGCAAGAAGGAGGAGAAGCTGGGCATCCGGGCCAGCGCCACCTGTGAGATCTACCTCGACAACTACGAGTGCCCGGTCGAGAACCGGCTGGGGGAGGAGGGCGAGGGCTTCCGGATCGCCATGACCACCCTGGACGCCGGGCGGGTGGGGATCGCGGCCCAAGCGGTGGGGATCGCCGAGGCGGCCTATGAGGCGGCCCTGGCCTGGGCGAAGCAGCGGGAGGCCTTCGGCCGCAAGATCGGGGAGTTCCAGGCCATCCAGTGGAAGCTGGCCGACATGCGGGTGAAGCTGGAGGCGGCCCGCTTGCTCACCCTGCAGGCGGCCTGGAAGCGGGAGCGGGCCAAGCGCACCGGCGAGCGCTACACGCTGGAGGCGGCCATCGCCAAGCTGTTCGCCAGCGAGGCCGCTCAGTGGATCACCTATGAGGCCATCCAGATCCACGGCGGAATGGGCTACAGCCGGGAGATGCCGGTGGAGCGCTACTTCCGCGACGCCCGCATCACGACCATCTACGAGGGCACCAGCGAGATCCAGCGCCTGGTCATCGCCCGTCAGATCCTGGGGTTCAAGAGCAGCGTCTGA
- a CDS encoding PIN domain-containing protein has product MLVIDTSILIAYLKKEKGWEGIEEYLLGTDGVIMHVVNVCELYYFLLRRSESVAETVLSQLPLLVTIRFDCDWEFWKAVGRLKAAASISLADAAGSTLARRLDLPFWTKDEQLLQALQQTRWCSIWTSGPS; this is encoded by the coding sequence ATGCTTGTTATCGACACAAGCATACTAATTGCTTATCTCAAAAAAGAGAAAGGATGGGAGGGAATCGAAGAATACCTCCTTGGAACAGATGGTGTGATCATGCATGTTGTCAATGTGTGCGAATTATATTATTTCCTTCTCCGCCGCAGTGAAAGTGTTGCAGAGACGGTGCTGTCTCAGCTTCCTCTTCTGGTGACGATCCGTTTTGATTGCGATTGGGAATTTTGGAAGGCAGTAGGAAGGCTGAAAGCGGCTGCTTCAATCTCGTTAGCCGACGCCGCAGGCTCTACGCTGGCTCGACGTCTGGATCTGCCCTTCTGGACGAAAGATGAGCAGCTGCTGCAAGCCCTTCAGCAGACCCGGTGGTGTTCGATCTGGACATCGGGCCCATCCTGA
- a CDS encoding HIT family protein, whose translation MERLWTPWRMAYLKGEGEAPQGCIFCRKINGSDEVEHILFRGRTVYVTLNRYPYNNGHLMVIPYAHVPSLEDLDPPTMLEVMQLVALSLKALRQAYRPEGFNVGANIGRPAGAGVADHVHIHVVPRWTGDTNFMPVIGNTRVLPEWLDDTYRRLRPLFEELASSLQRPSGDP comes from the coding sequence ATGGAACGGCTCTGGACCCCCTGGCGGATGGCTTACCTGAAAGGGGAGGGCGAGGCGCCTCAGGGTTGCATCTTTTGCCGGAAGATCAACGGTTCCGACGAGGTGGAACACATCCTCTTTCGCGGGCGCACCGTATACGTGACCCTCAACCGATACCCCTACAACAACGGCCACCTGATGGTCATCCCCTACGCCCACGTGCCCAGCCTAGAGGACCTGGACCCTCCGACGATGCTGGAGGTGATGCAGCTTGTCGCCTTATCCTTGAAGGCCCTCCGTCAGGCCTACCGGCCGGAGGGGTTCAATGTCGGGGCCAACATCGGCCGGCCCGCCGGCGCCGGGGTGGCCGATCACGTCCATATCCACGTCGTCCCCCGCTGGACGGGGGACACGAATTTCATGCCGGTCATCGGCAACACCCGCGTGCTCCCCGAATGGCTGGACGACACCTATCGCCGTCTCCGGCCGCTGTTCGAAGAGCTGGCTTCCTCCCTTCAGCGGCCATCCGGGGATCCCTGA
- a CDS encoding 3-hydroxyacyl-CoA dehydrogenase family protein, giving the protein MALQNVRTVGVVGCGLMGSGIAEVCARAGFQVIVREVNEELLRKGLDRIRASMAKAVERGKLSAAEMEAAWGHIRGTLRMEDFAACDLVIEAVVEDMPTKKQVFAELDRICPPHAVLASNTSSLSITELGSVTRRPEKVIGFHFFNPVPVMPLLEIVIGLQTAEETVALGRALAERLNKTVVISKDRPGFIVNRLLIPYLLDAIRLLEEGVATMEDIDTAIRLGLNHPMGPFTLMDFVGLDTLLFIADAMFEEFKDPRYAAPPLLRRMVAAGWLGRKSGKGFYTYAA; this is encoded by the coding sequence ATGGCGCTGCAGAATGTTCGAACGGTGGGCGTGGTGGGTTGCGGCCTGATGGGCTCGGGGATCGCCGAGGTATGCGCCCGGGCCGGCTTTCAGGTCATCGTCCGTGAGGTGAACGAGGAGCTCCTCCGCAAGGGGCTGGACCGCATCCGGGCCTCGATGGCGAAGGCGGTGGAGCGGGGCAAGCTGTCCGCCGCCGAGATGGAGGCGGCCTGGGGACACATCCGGGGCACCCTGCGGATGGAGGACTTCGCCGCTTGCGACCTGGTCATCGAAGCGGTGGTGGAGGACATGCCGACCAAGAAGCAGGTCTTCGCGGAGCTGGATCGCATCTGCCCGCCCCATGCCGTCCTGGCCAGCAACACCTCCTCCCTCTCCATCACTGAGCTGGGGAGCGTCACCCGGCGACCGGAGAAAGTCATCGGATTCCATTTCTTTAACCCGGTCCCGGTGATGCCGCTTCTGGAGATCGTCATCGGGTTGCAGACGGCGGAGGAGACGGTGGCCCTGGGCCGGGCCCTGGCCGAGCGCCTGAACAAGACGGTGGTGATCTCCAAGGACCGCCCGGGGTTCATCGTCAACCGCCTGCTGATCCCCTACCTCCTGGACGCCATCCGGCTCCTGGAGGAGGGGGTGGCGACCATGGAGGACATCGACACGGCGATCCGGCTGGGCCTGAACCATCCCATGGGGCCGTTCACCCTGATGGACTTCGTGGGATTGGACACGTTGCTCTTCATCGCCGACGCGATGTTTGAGGAGTTCAAGGACCCACGCTATGCGGCCCCGCCTCTGCTGCGCCGCATGGTGGCCGCTGGCTGGCTGGGCCGCAAGAGCGGGAAGGGGTTCTACACGTACGCGGCATGA
- a CDS encoding acetyl-CoA C-acetyltransferase — protein MRKDGRDPVIVGAARTPIGKLLGALSPLPAPQLGAVAIREAIRRAGVDPAHIDEVIMGEVVQAGSGMAPARQAAVAAGIPVEVGAVTVNKVCGSGLKAVMLAAQAVKAGDADVVVAGGMESMSNAPHLIRLRAGMRYGHLQAEDSLIADGLRCPFHQVLMGELAEFIADQFEVTREEMDAFALESHRKAVAAIDAGRFRAEIVPVEVPDGKGGTRVVDTDEGPRRDTSMEALARLKPAFRPNGRVTAGNSPGLNDGAAAVVVMSRAKAEALGIPPLARIVGYAQAAVDPQWLFYAPAKAIPRLLERVGWRWEEVDLIEINEAFAAQVLADAKAMEQQGYRWDWSRVNVNGGAVALGHPVGASGARILVTLIYALRDRGLRRGIATLCLGGGEAVAMAVEIE, from the coding sequence ATGCGCAAAGACGGTCGGGATCCGGTGATTGTGGGGGCGGCGCGTACGCCCATCGGAAAGCTGCTGGGGGCGCTCTCGCCCCTCCCGGCGCCCCAACTGGGCGCCGTGGCCATCCGCGAGGCCATCCGTCGGGCGGGCGTCGATCCTGCCCATATCGACGAGGTCATCATGGGAGAGGTGGTCCAGGCCGGCAGCGGCATGGCCCCGGCCCGGCAGGCCGCGGTCGCCGCCGGGATCCCTGTCGAGGTGGGGGCAGTCACGGTCAACAAGGTCTGCGGCTCAGGGCTGAAGGCGGTGATGCTGGCGGCCCAGGCGGTGAAGGCGGGGGATGCAGACGTGGTGGTGGCCGGGGGGATGGAGAGCATGAGCAACGCCCCGCACCTGATCCGATTGCGGGCGGGGATGCGTTACGGCCACCTCCAGGCAGAGGACAGCCTGATCGCCGACGGCCTGCGCTGCCCCTTCCACCAGGTGCTGATGGGGGAGCTGGCCGAGTTCATCGCCGACCAGTTCGAAGTGACCCGCGAGGAGATGGACGCCTTCGCCCTGGAGAGCCATCGCAAAGCCGTGGCCGCCATCGACGCCGGTCGATTCCGGGCGGAGATCGTCCCGGTGGAGGTCCCCGACGGCAAGGGAGGCACCCGGGTGGTGGACACGGATGAAGGCCCCCGGCGGGATACCTCCATGGAGGCCCTGGCCCGTCTCAAGCCGGCCTTCCGGCCCAACGGGCGGGTGACGGCGGGGAACTCCCCCGGGCTCAACGATGGGGCGGCGGCGGTGGTGGTGATGAGCCGAGCGAAGGCGGAGGCCCTGGGGATCCCACCCCTGGCTCGGATCGTGGGCTACGCCCAGGCGGCAGTGGATCCGCAGTGGTTGTTCTACGCGCCGGCGAAGGCGATCCCTCGCCTCCTGGAGCGGGTGGGCTGGCGCTGGGAGGAAGTCGATCTCATCGAGATCAACGAGGCCTTCGCCGCCCAGGTCCTGGCCGACGCGAAGGCCATGGAACAACAGGGATACCGGTGGGACTGGAGCCGGGTGAACGTGAACGGCGGGGCCGTCGCCCTCGGGCACCCCGTGGGGGCGAGCGGCGCCCGCATCTTGGTCACCCTGATCTACGCTCTGCGAGATCGCGGGCTGCGTCGGGGCATCGCCACCCTGTGCCTGGGCGGGGGCGAGGCGGTCGCCATGGCCGTGGAGATCGAATAG
- a CDS encoding cold-shock protein, which yields MAGQRVKGTVRWFNRTKGYGFIRPDEGDRDVFVHYTAIVGQGFRNLEEGERVEFTIRETPKGLQAEQVVRLSE from the coding sequence ATGGCTGGTCAGCGTGTCAAGGGCACCGTCCGCTGGTTCAACCGGACCAAGGGGTACGGCTTCATCCGGCCGGACGAAGGGGACCGCGACGTCTTCGTCCACTACACGGCTATCGTCGGCCAGGGGTTCCGCAACCTCGAGGAGGGCGAGCGGGTGGAGTTCACCATCCGCGAGACCCCCAAGGGCCTCCAGGCCGAGCAGGTCGTGCGCCTGTCCGAGTGA
- a CDS encoding RNA polymerase sigma factor, which translates to MGLLTPHPEERRWIARARKGDPEAIAALYQHYADGVYRYLLYRVGDAELAEDLTADVFLKMIEDLPRYEERGLPFGAWLFRIARARLIDHWRRQGRRPLVALEDTETGPQLSQDIPEDEIAVSEMIQRALRVLTEEQREVVVLRFLVGMSLEEVARAMGKSVGAVKALQHRALSALARYLEKVR; encoded by the coding sequence ATGGGCCTGCTCACCCCTCATCCCGAAGAGCGACGCTGGATCGCCCGGGCGCGGAAGGGAGATCCGGAGGCTATCGCGGCCCTGTATCAGCATTACGCCGATGGCGTCTACCGCTATCTGCTCTACCGGGTGGGCGACGCCGAGCTGGCAGAGGATCTCACCGCGGATGTGTTCCTCAAGATGATCGAGGACCTGCCGCGGTATGAGGAGCGAGGTCTTCCTTTCGGCGCCTGGCTGTTCCGCATCGCCCGGGCCCGCCTGATCGATCACTGGCGGCGGCAGGGGCGGCGCCCCCTCGTGGCGCTGGAGGACACGGAGACGGGGCCGCAGCTCAGCCAGGACATCCCGGAGGACGAGATCGCGGTCTCGGAGATGATCCAGCGGGCGTTGCGGGTGCTCACCGAGGAGCAGCGGGAAGTGGTGGTCCTGCGCTTCCTGGTCGGGATGAGCCTGGAGGAAGTGGCCCGGGCGATGGGGAAATCCGTGGGCGCTGTCAAGGCCCTCCAGCATCGCGCCCTGAGCGCTTTAGCCCGTTATCTGGAGAAGGTCCGGTGA
- the mutL gene encoding DNA mismatch repair endonuclease MutL, with the protein MPIRVLDPELVAQIAAGEVIERPASVVKELVENALDAGASRIEVETEGGGRSRIRVADDGCGIPAAEVALAFARHATSKISAPEDLFRIATLGFRGEALAAIAAVARVTCRTRAVGEELGTYVRIEGGEIREQRPLARPPGTEMIVEDLFFNTPARRKFLKGEGAERRAIDLWISRYALAYPRVAFFLRHDRREALTLPAAREPRHRLAALYGAEVAEALLEVHEADEEMRISGWISPPGMDRPDRQEMVFFVNGRWVQDRMLPAAVLQAYHTLLPAGRFPWSFLWIDLPPDAVDVNVHPAKIEVRFRDPDRVFRLVQRAAHRALRQTAPRVFQPVASPMAPASMPARPLPPGKPADVLPKPFGEEATGLPPLRVIGQLQATYIVAEGPDGLYLLDQHAAHERVLYEELMARRQEGPLPAQPLLQPVLLEVSPEEGSLLEEHQEALQELGFWIEPFGPRAVRVRAIPAVLSAEAIRAVIQDLLFDLHEARRPMEVALEARWIRSICKRAAVKAGQVLSMEQMQHLVRALERCAMPWTCPHGRPTVLRFPLGQLAHQFGREP; encoded by the coding sequence ATGCCCATTCGGGTGCTGGACCCGGAGCTGGTGGCTCAGATCGCGGCCGGGGAGGTGATCGAGCGCCCGGCCTCGGTGGTCAAGGAGCTGGTGGAGAACGCCCTGGACGCCGGCGCCTCGCGGATCGAGGTGGAGACGGAGGGGGGCGGCCGTTCGCGCATCCGGGTCGCCGATGACGGGTGCGGCATCCCGGCCGCGGAAGTGGCCCTCGCCTTCGCCCGCCACGCCACCAGCAAGATCTCCGCGCCCGAGGACCTCTTCCGCATCGCCACCCTGGGGTTCCGGGGCGAAGCCCTGGCGGCCATCGCCGCCGTCGCCCGGGTCACCTGCCGGACCCGGGCTGTCGGCGAAGAGCTGGGCACCTATGTTCGCATCGAAGGAGGGGAGATCCGGGAGCAGCGGCCCCTGGCGCGTCCCCCGGGCACGGAGATGATCGTGGAGGACCTGTTCTTCAACACCCCGGCCCGCCGGAAGTTCCTGAAGGGGGAAGGGGCGGAGCGGCGGGCCATCGACCTCTGGATCAGCCGCTACGCCCTGGCTTACCCGAGGGTCGCGTTCTTCCTCCGGCATGACCGGCGGGAGGCCCTGACGCTCCCTGCCGCTCGCGAGCCCCGCCATCGCCTCGCCGCCCTCTACGGGGCAGAGGTGGCGGAAGCCCTCCTGGAGGTGCACGAAGCGGACGAAGAGATGCGGATCTCGGGATGGATCAGCCCGCCGGGGATGGATCGCCCGGACCGCCAGGAGATGGTCTTCTTCGTGAACGGACGCTGGGTGCAGGACCGCATGCTCCCGGCGGCGGTGCTGCAGGCCTATCACACCCTGCTTCCCGCCGGCCGCTTCCCCTGGAGCTTTCTCTGGATCGATCTCCCCCCCGATGCGGTGGATGTGAACGTTCACCCGGCCAAGATCGAGGTCCGTTTCCGGGATCCGGATCGGGTGTTCCGGCTGGTCCAGCGGGCCGCCCACCGAGCCCTCCGCCAGACGGCCCCTCGCGTCTTTCAGCCCGTCGCCTCCCCAATGGCACCCGCTTCGATGCCTGCCCGTCCCCTCCCGCCCGGGAAGCCCGCGGATGTCCTTCCGAAGCCATTCGGGGAGGAGGCCACCGGCCTTCCCCCGCTCCGGGTGATCGGGCAGCTCCAGGCGACCTACATCGTCGCCGAGGGGCCGGATGGCCTTTACCTGCTGGACCAGCACGCGGCGCACGAGCGGGTGCTGTATGAGGAGCTCATGGCCCGGCGTCAGGAGGGGCCGCTCCCGGCCCAGCCGCTGCTGCAGCCGGTGCTGCTGGAGGTCTCACCGGAGGAGGGGAGCCTGCTGGAGGAACACCAGGAGGCGCTGCAGGAACTGGGGTTCTGGATCGAGCCCTTCGGCCCCCGCGCCGTCCGCGTGCGGGCCATCCCGGCCGTCCTCTCCGCCGAAGCGATTCGGGCGGTGATCCAGGACCTCCTGTTCGATCTGCACGAGGCGCGACGGCCGATGGAGGTGGCTTTAGAAGCCCGCTGGATCCGGAGCATCTGCAAGCGCGCCGCCGTGAAGGCCGGGCAGGTCCTCAGCATGGAGCAGATGCAGCATCTGGTGCGGGCGCTGGAGCGATGCGCCATGCCCTGGACCTGCCCGCACGGCCGGCCGACGGTGTTGCGGTTCCCGCTGGGCCAGCTGGCCCATCAGTTCGGACGGGAGCCATGA